The Streptomyces sp. NBC_01353 genome contains a region encoding:
- a CDS encoding PhzF family phenazine biosynthesis protein, with amino-acid sequence MHTTVTSSATDIDVLRVFCAGDGRYGNALGVVRDGRTHPDEASRQALAKELGFSETVFVDDPERGDVDIYTPGVRLPFAGYPLVGAAWLLDVEVVRPPAGEVWVRGDGEFTWIEARAEWAPPRTLRRYGSAAEVEALDVPEPGVGVPPGRSPRGRIYAWAWEDEAAGRIRARGFPGRGDGIDEDEATGAAALLLTAELGRALNITQGLGSQILTAPGPDGVIELGGRVRLERTLTLPR; translated from the coding sequence ATGCACACGACCGTGACGAGTAGCGCCACCGACATCGACGTCCTGCGGGTCTTCTGCGCGGGCGACGGCCGGTACGGCAACGCCCTGGGTGTCGTCCGCGACGGGCGCACGCATCCCGACGAGGCGTCCCGGCAGGCGCTCGCCAAGGAGCTCGGCTTCAGCGAGACCGTGTTCGTCGACGACCCCGAGCGCGGGGATGTCGACATATATACGCCCGGAGTGCGGCTGCCGTTCGCCGGTTACCCGCTCGTCGGCGCGGCCTGGCTGCTCGATGTGGAGGTCGTCCGCCCGCCCGCGGGCGAGGTCTGGGTGCGCGGGGACGGGGAGTTCACCTGGATCGAGGCCCGCGCCGAGTGGGCCCCGCCGCGCACGCTGCGGCGGTACGGGTCGGCCGCCGAGGTCGAGGCGCTGGACGTGCCCGAGCCGGGGGTGGGGGTCCCCCCAGGACGAAGTCCTAGGGGGAGGATCTACGCCTGGGCCTGGGAGGACGAGGCGGCCGGACGGATCCGGGCGCGAGGGTTCCCGGGGCGCGGGGACGGCATCGACGAGGACGAGGCGACCGGCGCGGCCGCCCTGCTGCTCACCGCCGAGCTGGGCCGGGCCCTGAACATCACACAGGGCCTGGGGTCGCAGATCCTGACGGCCCCCGGCCCCGACGGCGTGATCGAGCTGGGCGGACGGGTTCGCCTGGAGCGGACCCTCACCCTCCCGCGCTGA
- the map gene encoding type I methionyl aminopeptidase, whose protein sequence is MSGQSLLAPGEISPHRSVPGAIRRPEYVGKPAPTPYTGPEVQDSDTVERMRIAGRIAAQAMEEAAKHIAPGVTTDELDRVAHEFMCDHGAYPSTLGYRGFPKSLCSSVNEVICHGIPDSTVLKDGDIVNLDVTAYINGVHGDNNATYLCGDVDDESRLLVERTRESLNRAIKAVKPGRQINIIGRVIESYAKRFGYGVVRDFTGHGINSSFHSGLIVPHYDSPHATTVIQPGMTFTIEPMLTLGTHEYDMWDDGWTVVTKDRKRTAQFEHTLVVTDTGAEILTLP, encoded by the coding sequence ATGTCAGGCCAGTCGCTGCTCGCACCGGGGGAGATCTCCCCCCACCGCTCCGTTCCGGGAGCCATCCGCCGTCCCGAGTACGTCGGGAAGCCCGCGCCCACCCCGTACACGGGGCCCGAGGTGCAGGATTCCGACACCGTCGAGCGGATGCGGATCGCCGGCCGCATCGCCGCGCAGGCGATGGAGGAGGCCGCCAAGCACATCGCGCCGGGTGTCACCACGGACGAGCTGGACCGGGTCGCGCACGAGTTCATGTGCGACCACGGGGCGTACCCCTCCACCCTCGGCTACCGCGGCTTCCCGAAGTCGCTCTGCTCCTCGGTCAACGAGGTCATCTGCCACGGCATCCCCGACTCCACCGTCCTCAAGGACGGCGACATCGTGAACCTGGACGTCACGGCGTACATCAACGGGGTGCACGGCGACAACAACGCCACCTACCTCTGCGGCGATGTGGACGACGAGTCCCGGCTGCTCGTCGAGCGCACCCGCGAGTCGCTCAACCGGGCCATCAAGGCCGTCAAGCCGGGCCGCCAGATCAACATCATCGGCCGGGTCATCGAGTCGTACGCCAAGCGCTTCGGCTACGGCGTCGTGCGCGACTTCACCGGGCACGGCATCAACTCGTCCTTCCATTCCGGGCTGATCGTCCCGCACTACGACTCCCCGCACGCCACCACGGTCATCCAGCCCGGCATGACCTTCACCATCGAGCCGATGCTGACGCTCGGCACGCACGAGTACGACATGTGGGACGACGGCTGGACGGTCGTGACCAAGGACCGCAAGCGGACGGCGCAGTTCGAGCACACGCTGGTCGTCACGGACACCGGGGCCGAAATCCTCACGTTGCCCTGA
- a CDS encoding biliverdin-producing heme oxygenase: MDTPFSTLIRTASHEQHTEAETSTFMSDLLGGRLAVDAYTRYTEQLWFVYRALEDGAEALKNDPVAGPFIQPELFRTAALEQDLAHLRGPEWRAGLTPLPATVAYAARVAECAREWPAGYVAHHYTRYLGDLSGGQIIRDKAERTWGFARKGDGVRFYVFDEITNPAAFKRGYRELLDAVNADDLEKQRIIDECKRAFDFNGAVFRELGSEFPLSA, translated from the coding sequence TTGGACACGCCCTTCTCGACGCTCATCCGCACGGCCTCGCACGAGCAGCACACCGAGGCCGAGACGTCGACCTTCATGAGCGACCTCCTCGGGGGACGTCTCGCCGTGGACGCCTACACGCGGTACACGGAGCAGCTCTGGTTCGTGTACCGCGCCCTGGAGGACGGCGCCGAGGCGCTGAAGAACGACCCGGTCGCCGGGCCCTTCATACAGCCGGAGCTGTTCCGCACCGCCGCACTGGAGCAGGACCTCGCCCATCTGCGGGGCCCGGAGTGGCGCGCGGGGCTCACGCCCCTGCCCGCGACCGTCGCGTACGCCGCCCGCGTGGCGGAGTGCGCGCGGGAGTGGCCGGCCGGCTATGTGGCGCACCACTACACGCGCTACCTGGGCGACCTCTCCGGCGGCCAGATCATCCGCGACAAGGCCGAGCGCACGTGGGGCTTCGCGCGCAAGGGCGACGGGGTCCGGTTCTACGTCTTCGACGAGATCACGAACCCGGCGGCCTTCAAGCGGGGCTACCGGGAGCTGCTCGACGCGGTGAACGCCGACGACCTGGAGAAGCAGCGGATCATCGACGAGTGCAAGCGCGCGTTCGACTTCAACGGCGCGGTGTTCCGGGAACTGGGAAGCGAGTTCCCGCTCAGCGCGTGA
- the efeB gene encoding iron uptake transporter deferrochelatase/peroxidase subunit, whose amino-acid sequence MPDASENQASESGPPAGDPRESDATSRRTLLGWGGAGLALGAAAAGGAVVLTRRGDSTAPVADSGAAVPFHGPHQAGIATAVQDRLHFAAFDVKTTDRAELVQLLKDWTRAAERMTAGHEVGEGAYGGLPEAPPDDTGEALGLKPSRLTLTIGFGPSLFDGRFGLKDRRPGALVDLPKFPGDNLDPARSGGDLCVQACADDPQVAVHAIRNLARIGFGKVAVRWSQLGFGKTSSTTPDAQTPRNLFGFKDGTRNIAGTDTAALDKHVWVPAKDAPGRAAWMTGGSYLVARRIRMNVETWDRTPLAEQEDIFGRDKREGAPVGKAKEHDEPFLKAMKPEAHVRLAHPDSNNGATILRRGYSFTDGTDGLGRLEAGLFFLAYQRDVRTGFVPVQTSLARADVLNEYIQHVGSALFAVPPGVRDKDDWWGRALFS is encoded by the coding sequence ATGCCCGACGCGAGCGAGAACCAAGCGAGCGAGAGCGGCCCGCCCGCCGGCGACCCGCGAGAGTCCGACGCGACCTCGCGGCGCACGCTCCTCGGCTGGGGCGGCGCCGGGCTCGCGCTCGGCGCCGCCGCGGCCGGCGGCGCCGTCGTCCTGACCCGTCGCGGGGACAGCACCGCGCCCGTCGCCGACAGTGGCGCGGCCGTCCCCTTCCACGGGCCGCACCAGGCCGGTATCGCCACCGCCGTGCAGGACCGGCTGCACTTCGCCGCCTTCGACGTGAAGACGACCGACCGCGCCGAGCTGGTCCAGCTCCTCAAGGACTGGACGCGGGCCGCCGAGCGCATGACGGCCGGTCACGAAGTCGGCGAAGGTGCCTACGGCGGCCTGCCGGAGGCCCCGCCGGACGACACCGGCGAGGCCCTCGGTCTCAAACCCTCCCGGCTCACCCTCACCATCGGCTTCGGCCCCTCCCTCTTCGACGGCCGCTTCGGTCTCAAGGACAGGCGGCCCGGCGCGTTGGTCGACCTGCCCAAGTTCCCCGGCGACAACCTGGACCCGGCCCGCAGCGGCGGCGACCTGTGCGTCCAGGCCTGCGCGGACGACCCGCAGGTCGCGGTGCACGCGATCCGCAACCTCGCCAGGATCGGCTTCGGCAAGGTGGCGGTGCGCTGGTCGCAGCTGGGCTTCGGCAAGACGTCCTCCACGACGCCCGACGCGCAGACCCCGCGCAATCTGTTCGGTTTCAAGGACGGCACCCGCAACATCGCGGGCACCGACACGGCCGCCCTGGACAAGCACGTGTGGGTCCCCGCCAAGGACGCCCCGGGCCGGGCGGCCTGGATGACGGGCGGCTCCTACCTCGTCGCCCGCCGCATCCGGATGAACGTCGAGACCTGGGACCGCACCCCGCTCGCCGAGCAGGAGGACATCTTCGGCCGCGACAAGCGCGAGGGCGCGCCCGTCGGCAAGGCCAAGGAGCACGACGAGCCGTTCCTGAAGGCGATGAAGCCCGAGGCGCACGTCCGGCTCGCGCACCCGGACTCCAACAACGGGGCGACGATCCTGCGCCGCGGCTACTCCTTCACGGACGGCACGGACGGTCTCGGCCGTCTGGAGGCGGGCCTGTTCTTCCTCGCGTACCAGCGGGACGTCCGTACAGGATTCGTCCCGGTACAGACCTCGCTGGCCCGCGCGGACGTCCTCAACGAGTACATCCAGCACGTGGGTTCGGCCCTGTTCGCCGTCCCGCCGGGCGTCCGCGACAAGGACGACTGGTGGGGCCGGGCACTGTTCTCGTAG
- the efeU gene encoding iron uptake transporter permease EfeU, whose product MFGNYLIGLREGLEAGLVVCILIAYLVKTDHREALRPIWIGIGVAVGIALAFGAGLEFGSQELTFEAQELLGGTLSILAVVLVTWMVFWMRRTARHLRAELHGRLDAALRMGTGALVTTAFLAVGREGLETALFVWASVRASSDGTSAPLVGVLLGIATAVLLAWLFYRGALRINLARFFTWTGGMLVVVAAGVLAYGVHDLQEARFLDGLANKAFDVSATIPPDSWYGTLLKGVFNFQPDPTVLQVTVWALYLIPTLALFLAPVGSGPSVPVKKQKAIDEKAEATVEGTRGDDGGDRAGADGERLRDGARRAGTAPGGDEE is encoded by the coding sequence GTGTTCGGCAACTATCTGATCGGCCTGCGCGAGGGCCTGGAGGCCGGCCTGGTCGTCTGCATCCTCATCGCGTACCTGGTGAAGACGGACCACCGTGAGGCCCTGAGGCCGATCTGGATCGGCATCGGGGTCGCCGTCGGTATCGCGCTGGCCTTCGGTGCAGGCCTCGAGTTCGGCTCGCAGGAGCTGACCTTCGAGGCACAGGAGCTGCTCGGCGGCACGCTCTCCATCCTCGCCGTCGTCCTGGTGACCTGGATGGTCTTCTGGATGCGGCGCACCGCCCGGCATCTGCGGGCGGAGCTGCACGGCAGGCTGGACGCGGCCCTGCGGATGGGCACGGGCGCGCTGGTGACCACCGCCTTCCTGGCGGTCGGCCGTGAGGGCCTGGAGACCGCGCTGTTCGTCTGGGCGTCGGTGCGGGCGTCCTCCGACGGCACGTCCGCGCCCCTGGTCGGGGTGCTGCTCGGCATCGCGACGGCCGTGCTGCTGGCCTGGCTGTTCTACCGCGGGGCGCTGAGGATCAACCTGGCGAGGTTCTTCACCTGGACCGGCGGCATGCTGGTCGTGGTGGCCGCCGGTGTCCTCGCGTACGGCGTGCACGACCTCCAGGAGGCGCGCTTCCTGGACGGGCTCGCGAACAAGGCGTTCGACGTCTCGGCGACGATTCCGCCGGACAGCTGGTACGGGACGCTCCTGAAGGGAGTCTTCAACTTCCAGCCCGATCCGACGGTTCTTCAGGTCACGGTGTGGGCGCTCTATCTGATCCCGACGCTCGCACTGTTCCTGGCCCCGGTAGGGTCGGGTCCGTCCGTGCCGGTGAAGAAGCAGAAGGCGATCGATGAGAAGGCTGAGGCGACCGTCGAGGGCACTCGTGGCGACGACGGCGGCGACCGTGCTGG
- the efeO gene encoding iron uptake system protein EfeO, producing the protein MRAVRLSVVTAATAVAALTAVTGCTQKSDAKGDDGSIQVVAKDDSCEVSKKEFPAGHVKLAVENKGSKVTEVYVLYPDDRIVTERENIGPGTKATITAEVKAGEYEIACKPGMKGDGIRQKVTVTGGAAAAKRSPEMDAAVAAYRQYVQAQADETLPKVKVFTDAVRAGDVEAAKKAYADSRIGWERTEPVAESFGDIDPKVDVREDGLEEGQDPAKDWTGWHRLEKALWQDKKIGDREKQLADTLDKDLADWVKRVGKADITPTSMANGAKELLDEVATGKVTGEEERYSHTDLVDFKANVEGAQKSFELLKPVASKNDPKLVAELDKQFAALNALLDKYRTDKASYVFTSYDKVGKAERKELSDGVNALAEPLSKLAAAVVK; encoded by the coding sequence ATGCGAGCCGTCCGTCTCTCCGTCGTCACCGCCGCCACCGCAGTGGCGGCTCTGACAGCCGTCACGGGCTGCACCCAGAAAAGCGACGCCAAGGGCGACGACGGCTCGATCCAGGTCGTCGCGAAGGACGACTCCTGTGAGGTGTCGAAGAAGGAGTTCCCGGCCGGGCATGTGAAGCTCGCCGTGGAGAACAAGGGCTCGAAGGTCACCGAGGTCTACGTCCTGTACCCGGACGACCGGATCGTGACCGAGCGCGAGAACATCGGCCCCGGCACCAAGGCCACCATCACCGCCGAGGTCAAGGCCGGTGAGTACGAGATCGCCTGCAAGCCCGGCATGAAGGGTGACGGCATCCGGCAGAAGGTCACCGTCACCGGTGGGGCCGCGGCCGCGAAGCGCTCCCCGGAGATGGACGCCGCCGTCGCCGCCTACCGCCAGTACGTACAGGCGCAGGCCGACGAGACGCTGCCGAAGGTGAAGGTCTTCACCGACGCCGTCCGCGCCGGTGACGTCGAGGCCGCGAAGAAGGCGTACGCCGACTCCCGTATCGGCTGGGAGCGCACCGAGCCGGTCGCCGAGTCCTTCGGCGACATCGACCCGAAGGTCGACGTCCGCGAGGACGGCCTGGAGGAGGGGCAGGACCCGGCGAAGGACTGGACCGGCTGGCACCGCCTGGAGAAGGCGCTCTGGCAGGACAAGAAGATCGGCGACCGGGAGAAGCAGCTCGCGGACACCCTCGACAAGGACCTGGCGGACTGGGTGAAGCGGGTCGGCAAGGCCGACATCACCCCGACCTCGATGGCCAACGGCGCCAAGGAGCTCCTGGACGAGGTCGCCACCGGCAAGGTCACGGGCGAGGAGGAGCGTTACTCCCACACCGACCTGGTCGACTTCAAGGCGAACGTCGAGGGCGCGCAGAAGTCGTTCGAGCTGCTCAAGCCGGTCGCCTCGAAGAACGACCCGAAGCTCGTCGCCGAACTCGACAAGCAGTTCGCCGCGCTGAACGCTCTCCTCGACAAGTACCGCACGGACAAGGCGAGCTACGTCTTCACCTCGTACGACAAGGTCGGCAAGGCCGAGCGCAAGGAGCTGTCGGACGGCGTCAACGCGCTGGCCGAGCCGCTCTCCAAGCTCGCCGCCGCGGTTGTGAAGTAG
- a CDS encoding MFS transporter, with product MTSKLSAVLPDLTPWRSSRDFRLLWVQGLVAFFSSAVAMIALPLQIKDLTGSPLAVGAMGAVELVPLVVFGLYGGALADAVDRRKVLVSTEAGLGLLALLLLLNSLLPEPMLWPLYVVAAGVSALAGLQRPALDSLLARIVPHDQQTAAAALNSLRWQMGTIAGPALAGLLVAYAGHAPAYGVTIAGFLVSVLLCLRLSPAPPAHDADKPSLRGIVEGARYAWSRPVLLGTYVIDLAAMFFAFPNTIFPFLADELDADWSLGLMYAAGSVGSLVLGLTSGWTSRIRRHGLLVVCGATAWGLAIAAAGWFSNIWLVLLCLAFAGAGDMASGLGRATIWNQTIPEELRGRLAGIEVLSYSVGPQLGQVRAGAMAGWTGTRAAVWSGGVACVASVGLLCLTLPKLLTYDSDTDEDALRHKAAQEEREALDAREAGTGAPA from the coding sequence GTGACCTCGAAGCTCTCCGCCGTGCTGCCCGATCTGACGCCGTGGCGGTCCTCCCGCGACTTCCGGTTGCTGTGGGTCCAGGGGCTCGTGGCCTTCTTCTCCAGCGCCGTGGCGATGATCGCGCTGCCGCTGCAGATCAAGGATCTGACCGGATCGCCGCTCGCCGTCGGCGCGATGGGCGCGGTCGAGCTGGTCCCGCTGGTCGTCTTCGGGCTCTACGGCGGCGCGCTCGCCGACGCCGTCGACCGGCGCAAGGTCCTCGTCTCCACCGAGGCCGGGCTCGGGCTGCTCGCCCTGCTCCTGCTCCTCAACTCGCTTCTGCCCGAGCCGATGCTCTGGCCGCTGTACGTCGTCGCGGCCGGCGTCTCCGCGCTCGCCGGGCTCCAGCGCCCGGCCCTGGACTCGCTGCTCGCCCGGATCGTGCCGCACGACCAGCAGACCGCCGCCGCTGCGCTCAACTCGCTGCGCTGGCAGATGGGCACCATCGCCGGACCGGCCCTCGCGGGCCTGCTGGTGGCGTACGCCGGTCACGCCCCCGCGTACGGCGTGACGATCGCCGGCTTCCTCGTCTCCGTACTCCTGTGTCTGCGGCTCTCCCCCGCACCGCCCGCGCACGACGCGGACAAGCCGTCGCTCCGCGGGATCGTCGAGGGAGCGCGGTACGCCTGGTCACGGCCGGTGCTGCTCGGTACGTACGTGATCGACCTCGCCGCCATGTTCTTCGCCTTCCCCAACACGATCTTCCCGTTCCTCGCGGACGAGCTGGACGCGGACTGGTCGCTGGGCCTGATGTACGCAGCGGGCTCGGTCGGCTCGCTCGTCCTCGGACTGACCAGCGGCTGGACCTCGCGGATCCGCCGGCACGGGCTCCTGGTCGTCTGCGGGGCGACGGCCTGGGGGCTGGCGATCGCGGCGGCCGGCTGGTTCTCGAACATCTGGCTGGTGCTGCTGTGCCTGGCGTTCGCGGGCGCCGGCGACATGGCGAGCGGCCTGGGCCGCGCCACGATCTGGAACCAGACGATCCCGGAGGAGCTGCGCGGCCGGCTCGCCGGGATCGAGGTCCTCTCCTACAGTGTCGGCCCGCAGCTGGGCCAGGTCCGGGCGGGCGCCATGGCGGGCTGGACGGGGACGCGGGCCGCGGTCTGGTCCGGCGGCGTGGCCTGCGTGGCCTCGGTGGGCCTGCTCTGCCTGACCCTGCCGAAGCTCCTCACGTACGACTCCGACACGGACGAGGACGCGCTGCGCCACAAGGCCGCGCAGGAGGAGCGGGAGGCACTGGACGCGCGAGAGGCCGGGACCGGGGCCCCGGCCTGA
- a CDS encoding site-2 protease family protein, which yields MTTATTRSHERRISPVFLAILAVMAVTGWAVWTGFAASPGVAIFLFVTSAWIVSLCLHEYAHARTALHGGDITVGAKGYLTLNPLAYTHAVLSIILPVLFVIMGGIGLPGGAVFIEQGRIKGRWKHSLISAAGPLANVLFAVVCTAPFWLDALDGVPLAFQYALAFLAFLQVTAALLNFLPVPGLDGYGVIEPWLSYKIKRQIEPYAPYGFFIVIALLFVPAINGAFFDAIDALMRALGVPEISRYCGSNLYRFWQETPELCEV from the coding sequence ATGACGACGGCCACCACCCGTAGCCACGAGCGCAGGATCAGCCCGGTCTTCCTGGCGATCCTCGCCGTCATGGCGGTCACCGGCTGGGCCGTGTGGACCGGCTTCGCGGCCTCCCCCGGCGTGGCGATCTTCCTCTTCGTGACCTCGGCGTGGATCGTCTCGCTCTGTCTCCACGAGTACGCGCACGCCCGCACCGCGCTGCACGGCGGGGACATCACGGTGGGCGCGAAGGGGTATCTCACGCTCAACCCGCTCGCCTACACCCATGCCGTGCTGAGCATCATCCTGCCGGTGCTCTTCGTGATCATGGGCGGTATCGGTCTGCCGGGCGGCGCGGTCTTCATCGAGCAGGGCCGGATCAAGGGCCGCTGGAAGCACAGCCTGATCTCGGCGGCGGGCCCGCTGGCCAACGTCCTGTTCGCGGTCGTGTGCACGGCGCCGTTCTGGCTGGACGCGCTGGACGGCGTCCCGCTCGCCTTCCAGTACGCGCTGGCCTTCCTGGCGTTCCTCCAGGTGACGGCCGCGCTCCTGAACTTCCTGCCGGTGCCGGGCCTCGACGGCTACGGCGTGATCGAGCCCTGGCTGTCGTACAAGATCAAGCGTCAGATCGAGCCGTACGCGCCGTACGGCTTCTTCATCGTGATCGCGCTGCTCTTCGTTCCGGCGATCAACGGCGCGTTCTTCGACGCGATCGACGCGCTGATGCGGGCGCTCGGCGTGCCGGAGATCTCCCGCTACTGCGGCTCGAACCTCTACCGCTTCTGGCAGGAGACGCCGGAGCTCTGCGAGGTCTAG
- the npdG gene encoding NADPH-dependent F420 reductase produces MTSSTPAPAPKDPWDLPDVSGLVVGVLGGTGDQGRGLAYRLAKAGQKVIIGSRAAERAQTAADDLGLGVEGADNAECARRSDIVIVAVPWDGHAKTLESLRAELAGKLVVDCVNPLGFDKKGAYALKPEEGSAAEQAAALLPESRVAAAFHHLSAVLLQDPSIDEIDTDVMVLGEERADVEIVQALAGRIPGMRGVFAGRLRNAHQVESLVANLISVNRRYKAHAGLRVTDV; encoded by the coding sequence ATGACTTCCTCCACTCCCGCCCCCGCCCCCAAGGACCCCTGGGACCTCCCGGACGTGTCCGGCCTCGTCGTCGGCGTCCTCGGCGGCACCGGCGACCAGGGCCGCGGTCTCGCCTACCGGCTCGCGAAGGCGGGCCAGAAGGTGATCATCGGCTCCCGCGCCGCCGAGCGCGCGCAGACCGCCGCCGACGATCTGGGCCTCGGCGTCGAGGGCGCCGACAACGCCGAGTGCGCCCGCCGCAGCGACATCGTGATCGTCGCCGTTCCGTGGGACGGGCATGCCAAGACCCTGGAGTCGCTGCGCGCCGAACTCGCCGGCAAGCTCGTCGTCGACTGCGTCAACCCGCTCGGCTTCGACAAGAAGGGCGCCTACGCACTCAAGCCCGAGGAGGGCTCCGCGGCCGAGCAGGCCGCCGCCCTGCTGCCCGAATCCCGGGTCGCCGCCGCCTTCCACCACCTCTCCGCCGTCCTGCTCCAGGACCCCTCGATCGACGAGATCGACACGGACGTGATGGTCCTCGGCGAGGAGCGCGCCGACGTCGAGATCGTCCAGGCGCTCGCGGGCCGCATCCCGGGGATGCGCGGCGTCTTCGCCGGCCGACTGCGCAACGCCCACCAGGTCGAGTCGCTGGTCGCCAACCTGATCTCGGTCAACCGCCGCTACAAGGCCCACGCGGGCCTGCGCGTCACCGACGTCTGA